Proteins from a single region of Sphingomonas morindae:
- a CDS encoding DMT family transporter has product MRRTAFLMLLVAGLCWGLGFPLGKLALAETDAAHVVLLRFLVAALAALPFALGRAENRALFRSARVLGAGLLYGIAFLVQFEGLARVSVTLAALLVGAMPALIAVSARLLGERTSWQVWGGVAAATLGAALIAGHPGDAGSLLGVALSLGSLLLFLGWFYALKHAPAGGGALAMPAVTVVVATMVLLPLVLVLHGPPPLRLSAPAWAGIIGQGLLSTMVATAAWDYGASRVGSASAGVFINIEPLLGAILGVSLFGDRLTWSLAAGGLLILAGSLAVVLGETPHHDRSDAPPSPA; this is encoded by the coding sequence ATGCGCCGCACCGCCTTTCTCATGCTGCTCGTCGCCGGCCTGTGCTGGGGGCTGGGCTTTCCCCTGGGCAAGCTGGCGCTCGCCGAGACGGACGCGGCGCATGTCGTGCTGCTGCGCTTCCTGGTGGCGGCGCTGGCCGCCCTGCCCTTCGCGCTCGGCCGGGCCGAGAACCGCGCCCTGTTCCGCTCGGCGCGCGTGCTCGGCGCGGGCCTGCTCTACGGCATCGCCTTCCTCGTCCAGTTCGAGGGGCTGGCGCGCGTGAGCGTGACGCTTGCGGCGCTGCTGGTCGGCGCCATGCCGGCGCTGATCGCGGTCTCCGCCCGGCTGCTCGGCGAGCGGACCTCGTGGCAGGTGTGGGGCGGGGTGGCGGCGGCGACGCTGGGGGCGGCGCTGATCGCCGGCCATCCGGGCGATGCCGGCTCGCTGCTCGGCGTGGCCCTTTCGCTCGGTTCGCTGCTGCTCTTCCTCGGCTGGTTCTACGCGCTCAAACATGCGCCGGCGGGCGGCGGCGCGCTCGCCATGCCGGCGGTGACGGTGGTGGTGGCGACGATGGTGCTGCTGCCGCTGGTGCTGGTGCTGCACGGCCCGCCGCCGCTGCGGCTGAGCGCGCCGGCCTGGGCGGGGATCATCGGCCAGGGGCTGCTCTCCACCATGGTCGCCACCGCCGCCTGGGATTATGGCGCGTCGCGCGTGGGCAGCGCCAGCGCGGGCGTGTTCATCAATATCGAGCCGCTGCTCGGCGCGATCCTCGGCGTCTCGCTGTTCGGCGACAGGCTGACCTGGAGCCTGGCGGCGGGCGGGCTGCTGATCCTGGCGGGCAGCCTGGCGGTGGTCTTGGGCGAGACCCCGCACCATGACCGCAGCGACGCGCCGCCCAGCCCCGCCTGA
- a CDS encoding sensor histidine kinase has protein sequence MAERRAPEPFFADKNRAFWLLQSAGWAGYFILRTLTGIANAMGLLFIVPSALATATGYSLTLLMGAAFRRLIQARPIWTWSMSIVLLVAASAAFSTIEVWAHATFYRPGIRPEGAQFLGAIILDFAVLAAWSALYYAINFYLKLEQQTDQLERLEGQASAAQLAMLRYQLNPHFLFNTLNSISTLVLLKQTDRANMMLSRLSAFLRYTLVNEPTAQVTLAQEVETLKLYLEIEKMRFEERLRAHFDVEAAAAGTRLPSLLLQPLVENAIKYAVTPQEEGADIAVTARLIGDRVQIAVTDTGPGLNDGGQRATSSMGVGLANIRERLAQAYGPRHSFEAHPLAEGGFSVRIEIPAESVPKEIA, from the coding sequence ATGGCCGAACGCCGCGCGCCCGAACCATTTTTCGCGGACAAGAACCGCGCCTTCTGGTTGCTGCAATCGGCCGGCTGGGCCGGCTATTTCATTCTGCGCACGCTCACCGGCATCGCCAATGCCATGGGGCTGCTGTTCATCGTCCCCTCGGCGCTCGCCACCGCCACCGGCTATTCGCTCACGCTGCTGATGGGCGCGGCGTTCCGCCGGCTGATCCAGGCCCGGCCGATCTGGACGTGGAGCATGTCGATCGTGCTGCTCGTGGCCGCCTCGGCGGCCTTCTCCACCATCGAGGTCTGGGCGCACGCCACCTTTTACCGGCCCGGCATCCGGCCCGAGGGCGCGCAGTTCCTCGGCGCGATCATCCTCGATTTCGCGGTGCTGGCGGCCTGGTCCGCGCTCTATTACGCGATCAACTTCTATCTCAAGCTCGAGCAGCAGACCGATCAGCTGGAGCGGCTCGAAGGCCAGGCCTCGGCCGCGCAGCTGGCGATGCTCCGCTACCAGCTCAATCCGCACTTCCTGTTCAACACGCTCAACTCCATCTCGACGCTGGTCTTGCTCAAGCAGACCGACCGGGCGAACATGATGCTCAGCCGGCTGTCGGCCTTTCTGCGCTACACGCTCGTCAACGAGCCGACCGCGCAGGTGACGCTGGCGCAGGAGGTCGAGACGCTGAAACTCTATCTCGAGATCGAGAAGATGCGCTTCGAGGAGCGGCTGCGCGCCCATTTCGACGTGGAGGCGGCGGCCGCGGGCACGCGCCTGCCCTCGCTGCTGCTCCAGCCGCTGGTCGAAAACGCCATCAAATACGCCGTCACCCCGCAGGAAGAGGGCGCCGACATCGCGGTGACGGCTCGCCTGATCGGTGACAGGGTGCAAATCGCCGTGACGGATACGGGGCCGGGGTTGAACGATGGCGGCCAGCGCGCCACCTCGTCCATGGGTGTGGGTCTCGCCAATATCCGCGAGAGACTCGCCCAGGCCTATGGGCCGCGCCACAGCTTCGAGGCGCATCCCTTGGCCGAGGGCGGTTTTTCGGTGCGGATCGAGATCCCGGCCGAGTCAGTACCGAAGGAAATTGCATGA
- a CDS encoding LytR/AlgR family response regulator transcription factor produces MTIRTILVDDESLAIQGLQLRLARHEDVEVIDTCLNGREAIRAIKTHKPDLVFLDIQMPGFDGFSVIQGLMEVEPPLFVFVTAYSDHAIRAFEAQATDYLMKPVEEDRLADTLDRVRQRLAERKGVEEVGRLKEALAEHAPEAAEAITDGHDGPAANRYEKLINIKDRGQIFRVDVDTIERIDAAGDYMCIYTGDNTLILRETMKFLEKRLDPRRFQRVHRSTIVNLDLVRQVKPHTNGECFLVLESGAQVKVSRSYKDVVARFVH; encoded by the coding sequence ATGACGATACGGACGATCCTGGTCGACGATGAGTCGCTGGCGATTCAGGGGCTCCAGCTGCGGCTGGCCCGGCACGAGGATGTCGAGGTGATCGACACCTGCCTCAATGGCCGCGAGGCGATCCGCGCGATCAAGACCCACAAGCCCGATCTCGTCTTTCTCGATATCCAGATGCCCGGTTTCGATGGCTTCTCGGTAATCCAGGGGCTGATGGAGGTGGAGCCGCCGCTGTTCGTGTTCGTCACCGCCTATTCCGATCATGCGATCCGCGCCTTCGAGGCGCAGGCGACCGATTATCTGATGAAGCCGGTGGAGGAGGATCGCCTCGCCGATACGCTCGATCGCGTCCGCCAGCGGCTCGCCGAGCGCAAGGGGGTGGAGGAGGTCGGCCGACTCAAGGAGGCGCTGGCCGAACATGCGCCCGAGGCCGCCGAGGCGATCACCGACGGGCATGACGGGCCGGCCGCCAACCGCTACGAGAAGCTGATCAACATCAAGGATCGCGGCCAGATCTTCCGCGTCGATGTCGATACGATCGAGCGGATCGACGCCGCCGGCGATTATATGTGCATCTATACCGGCGACAACACGCTGATCCTGCGCGAAACCATGAAGTTCCTGGAGAAGCGGCTGGATCCCCGCCGCTTCCAGCGGGTGCACCGCTCCACCATCGTCAATCTCGATCTGGTCCGCCAGGTCAAGCCGCACACCAATGGCGAATGCTTCCTGGTGCTGGAATCGGGCGCGCAGGTGAAGGTGTCGCGCTCCTACAAGGATGTCGTCGCGCGCTTCGTCCACTGA
- a CDS encoding FdhF/YdeP family oxidoreductase produces the protein MARHEDGTIHYSGSTGGWGSVRGIVEVFGREWATPAALETLSRQNKPGGFMCVSCAWTKPADPHTFEFCENGAKATLWELTTRRCTPEFFAQHSVTELKGWRDYDLEQQGRLTHPMRYDPATDHYVPCSWEEAFTAIGAELKALDPGSAVFYASGRASLETSYLYALFGRVYGHNNLPDSSNMCHETTSVGLKKVIGSPVGTCVHSDFDSCDAIFFFGQNTGSNSPRFLHPLQEAVKRGCRIVTFNPVREKGLESFINPQNPLEMLSGHATQISCQYHQVKAGGDIAALIGMCKHVLDEEDKRFAAERRHVIDVDFIAQHTTGFDEFIEKVRATSWDEIEAESGLTRAALIEAAEVYLGAERVIGVYGMGLTQHVHGSQSIGCLVNFLLLRGNIGREGTGVSPVRGHSNVQGQRTVGISEKPELVPLDWIADRYGFEPPREEGLNTVKACEKILSGEVKAFIGLGGNFVRAIPEREQMEAAWTKMRLTVQIATKLNRSHLINGEVAYLLPCLGRTEEDEQATGPQAVTMEDSLSCIHGSIGRRTPASPDLLSEVAIVAGLAQATLPPNPRLKWAEWTADYGLIRDEIAAIYPEEFHDFNARMFTPGGFYRGNSARERVWKTKSGKADFTVPTQLSSIGVPDAPGRYRLITMRSNDQFNTTIYGYSDRLRGIEGTRDVLLINPREMERAGLHEGQRVALVSDAGDGVHRRVGGLKVLPFALPDGCLGGYYPECNALIPLWYHDQASKTPAAKGVPVRIEA, from the coding sequence ATGGCACGGCACGAGGACGGTACGATCCATTATTCGGGCTCGACCGGGGGATGGGGCTCGGTGCGCGGCATCGTCGAAGTGTTCGGCCGCGAATGGGCCACGCCCGCCGCGCTGGAGACGCTGAGCCGCCAGAACAAGCCGGGCGGCTTCATGTGCGTGAGCTGCGCCTGGACCAAGCCCGCCGATCCGCACACCTTCGAATTTTGCGAGAATGGCGCCAAGGCGACGCTGTGGGAGCTGACCACGCGCCGCTGCACCCCCGAATTCTTCGCCCAGCACAGCGTGACCGAGCTGAAGGGCTGGCGCGATTATGATCTCGAGCAGCAGGGCCGGCTCACCCATCCGATGCGCTATGATCCCGCCACGGATCATTATGTGCCCTGCTCCTGGGAGGAGGCCTTCACCGCGATCGGCGCCGAGCTGAAGGCGCTGGATCCCGGCTCGGCGGTGTTCTACGCCTCGGGCCGGGCGAGCCTGGAAACCTCCTATCTCTACGCGCTGTTCGGCCGCGTCTATGGCCATAACAATCTGCCCGACAGCTCCAACATGTGCCACGAGACGACCTCGGTCGGGCTCAAGAAGGTGATCGGCTCGCCGGTCGGCACCTGCGTCCATTCCGATTTCGACAGCTGCGACGCGATCTTCTTCTTCGGCCAGAACACCGGCTCGAACAGCCCGCGCTTCCTCCACCCGCTGCAGGAGGCGGTGAAGCGCGGCTGCCGCATCGTCACCTTCAATCCGGTGCGGGAGAAGGGGCTCGAATCCTTCATCAACCCGCAGAACCCGCTGGAGATGCTGAGCGGCCACGCGACGCAGATCTCCTGCCAATATCATCAGGTGAAGGCGGGCGGCGACATCGCCGCGCTGATCGGCATGTGCAAGCATGTGCTGGACGAGGAGGACAAGCGCTTCGCGGCCGAGCGGCGCCATGTCATCGACGTGGATTTCATCGCCCAGCACACCACGGGCTTCGACGAATTCATCGAGAAGGTGCGCGCCACCAGCTGGGACGAGATCGAGGCCGAATCGGGCCTGACCCGCGCCGCGCTGATCGAGGCGGCGGAGGTGTATCTCGGCGCGGAGCGGGTGATCGGCGTCTATGGCATGGGGCTGACCCAGCATGTCCATGGCTCGCAGAGCATCGGCTGCCTCGTCAACTTCCTGCTGCTCCGCGGCAATATCGGCCGGGAGGGGACGGGCGTCTCGCCGGTGCGCGGCCATAGCAATGTCCAGGGCCAGCGCACCGTCGGCATTTCAGAGAAGCCCGAGCTGGTGCCGCTCGACTGGATCGCCGATCGCTATGGCTTCGAGCCGCCGCGCGAGGAGGGGCTCAACACCGTCAAGGCCTGCGAGAAGATCCTGAGCGGCGAGGTGAAGGCCTTTATCGGGCTGGGCGGCAATTTCGTCCGCGCCATTCCCGAGCGCGAGCAGATGGAGGCGGCCTGGACCAAGATGCGGCTGACGGTGCAGATCGCAACCAAGCTCAACCGCAGCCACCTCATCAATGGCGAGGTCGCCTATCTCCTGCCCTGTCTGGGCCGCACCGAGGAGGATGAGCAGGCGACCGGCCCGCAAGCGGTGACGATGGAGGATTCGCTGTCCTGCATCCATGGCTCGATCGGCCGGCGCACCCCGGCGAGCCCCGATCTCCTGTCCGAGGTGGCGATCGTGGCCGGTCTGGCGCAGGCCACGCTGCCGCCCAATCCGCGGCTGAAATGGGCCGAGTGGACCGCCGATTACGGCCTGATCCGCGACGAGATCGCCGCCATCTATCCGGAGGAATTCCACGATTTCAACGCGCGCATGTTCACCCCGGGCGGCTTCTATCGCGGCAATTCGGCGCGCGAGCGGGTGTGGAAGACAAAGAGCGGCAAGGCCGATTTCACCGTGCCGACGCAGCTCTCATCGATCGGCGTGCCCGACGCGCCGGGCCGCTACCGGCTGATCACCATGCGCTCGAACGACCAGTTCAACACCACCATCTACGGCTATTCGGACCGGCTGCGCGGGATCGAGGGCACGCGCGACGTGCTGCTCATCAATCCGCGCGAGATGGAGCGGGCCGGGCTGCACGAAGGCCAGCGCGTGGCGCTGGTGAGCGATGCCGGGGATGGCGTGCATCGCCGCGTCGGCGGGCTCAAGGTGCTGCCCTTCGCGCTGCCCGATGGCTGTCTGGGCGGCTATTATCCCGAGTGCAACGCCCTGATCCCGCTCTGGTATCATGACCAGGCCTCGAAGACGCCGGCGGCCAAGGGCGTGCCGGTGCGGATCGAGGCCTGA
- a CDS encoding SDR family oxidoreductase — protein MRIALKPVPEQVMLITGASSGIGLATAELAARRGARVMLVARSREGLAHAVDRIAAAGGKAAFAVADVTRPGELARAADAAVERFGTIDTWVNCAGVAIYAKLLDTPEAEHRRLFDTNYFGMVEGCRVAVRHLRDKGGALITIGSIASDLPAPILSAYAASKHAVKAYVEALRQELAADGVPISVTLIKPAGIDTPIAQHAANHGAGALQGEALVPPPLYAPELVAEAICDAAAHRRRTITVGGAGRANVLIGVHFPQLIEWLAPLLMRGLFDPARPATPGDTLFRAGGTAETRSRHEHPRETSLYTLAQRHRLVAAGIGLAGAALAGAWARRRTA, from the coding sequence ATGCGTATTGCCCTCAAGCCCGTGCCCGAGCAGGTGATGCTGATCACCGGGGCCAGTTCCGGCATCGGCCTCGCCACCGCCGAGCTGGCCGCCCGGCGGGGCGCGCGCGTGATGCTGGTGGCGCGCAGCCGCGAGGGGCTGGCCCATGCGGTGGATCGCATCGCCGCCGCCGGCGGCAAGGCCGCCTTCGCGGTGGCCGATGTCACCCGCCCGGGCGAGCTGGCGCGCGCCGCCGACGCGGCGGTGGAGCGGTTCGGCACCATCGACACATGGGTGAATTGCGCCGGTGTTGCCATCTACGCCAAGCTTCTGGATACGCCCGAGGCCGAGCATCGCCGCCTGTTCGACACCAATTATTTCGGCATGGTCGAAGGCTGCCGGGTGGCGGTGCGCCATTTGCGGGACAAGGGCGGGGCGCTGATCACGATCGGCTCGATCGCCTCGGATCTGCCCGCGCCCATCCTCAGCGCCTATGCCGCCTCCAAACATGCGGTGAAGGCCTATGTGGAGGCGCTGCGGCAGGAGCTGGCGGCGGACGGCGTGCCGATCTCGGTCACGCTGATCAAGCCGGCGGGCATCGATACGCCGATCGCGCAGCACGCCGCCAATCACGGCGCGGGCGCGCTGCAGGGCGAGGCGCTGGTGCCCCCGCCCCTCTATGCGCCCGAACTCGTCGCCGAAGCGATTTGCGATGCCGCCGCGCATCGCCGGCGAACCATCACCGTGGGCGGCGCCGGACGCGCCAATGTGCTGATCGGCGTCCATTTTCCGCAGCTAATCGAATGGCTGGCGCCGCTTCTGATGCGCGGCCTGTTCGATCCGGCGCGGCCCGCCACGCCGGGCGACACGCTGTTCCGCGCGGGCGGCACGGCGGAGACGCGCTCGCGCCACGAACATCCACGCGAGACGAGCCTCTACACGCTGGCCCAGCGGCATCGGCTGGTGGCGGCGGGGATCGGGCTAGCGGGGGCGGCACTTGCGGGCGCTTGGGCCCGGCGGCGGACGGCTTAG